A portion of the Sphingobacterium spiritivorum genome contains these proteins:
- a CDS encoding SusC/RagA family TonB-linked outer membrane protein, whose translation MKRTITFLLILFSVTNTIAQNISNIRGKVVNNENGQPVAGATVKLLNRSQNNTVQTDEDGNFEFTNKAFPLAVSVSYIGLADTTFVLSAAPQNPLTVHLNPASNTLSEVVVSTGIQKIPKERATGSFDHIDNELFNRQISTDVLSRLDGIASSAMFDNRPGVGSNNLSIRGLSTIFSNTKPLIILNNFPYEGNINDINPNDVEDITILKDATAASIWGVRAGNGVIVITTKKAKRNQPPAISFNSNMTLIQKPDMMQLPYMSSADYIGVEKMLFDNNFYDANEQLGYVPLSPAVELMYKNKHGLLTDAALQQGLNELAQYDIRRELNKYVYRKGLNQQYSLNVSGQSENVSYYLSGGYDDNTSTTDGGYKRYNLRSDNTFRLSKKLSLDAALFFTHTFTNAGRPTNFSSLPYARIADENGNALPIDRYYRSNYIQETKQNGLLDWTYRPLDEINLINNKQKTNSLILNTGLNYDIGKGLIVEIKYQYENAQGAGKDIRSMASYYTRDRINTYTQVGTDGALFRPIPLGDILNESTNSFTSQSLRLQLNYSKTWDKHQLTGLAGAEARQANTTLTQSTQYGYNPHILTTIAVNYDTDYTLYSPTGGIAKIPNPYFTSETNDRFISFFTNWAYTFDNRYNLNISARQDGSNLFGVRSNQRFTPLWSVGGSWHLTNERFINITWLDLLKLRTTFGYSGNLNRNVSALPTMRYYNGGNLINTPYGVLVNPPNENLRWEKNGQFNVGFDFAVLKQRLSGTFEYYHKKNTDLIGYMPIDQTTGAIGSLSSRGFTYLGNSASMTGNGIDIQLHSVNIRKAFEWRTDLLYSTVKTKITEYLAETRDLNNYLNSGLVISPIIGKPAYSIFAFRWAGLDPETGDPMGYLHGEVSKDYAAIRNETTPEELIYYGSATPTHFGALRNTFSWKGLSLSFNISYKLGFYFRRNSVYYNAIFNGTGSHSDFSLRWQKPGDEVTTQIPSMVYPNNNNRDGYFYPRAEVLISKGDNIRLQDINLSYQIKSLENKWKLKRLEVLMYATNLGTIWKADKHNVDPEFGDLSPLRTFSFGLRAGF comes from the coding sequence ATGAAACGAACAATTACTTTTTTACTCATACTTTTTTCAGTTACCAATACCATTGCCCAAAACATATCCAACATTCGGGGTAAGGTAGTCAATAATGAAAATGGTCAGCCCGTAGCAGGTGCTACGGTCAAATTGTTGAACCGCAGTCAGAATAACACCGTACAAACTGATGAAGACGGAAATTTTGAATTTACAAATAAAGCATTCCCTTTAGCAGTTAGTGTTAGTTACATTGGATTAGCAGATACGACATTTGTCCTTTCTGCTGCTCCACAAAACCCATTGACGGTGCATCTAAATCCGGCAAGCAATACTTTAAGCGAAGTAGTGGTATCCACGGGTATTCAAAAAATACCCAAAGAAAGAGCCACAGGGTCATTTGACCATATCGACAACGAATTGTTTAATCGTCAAATCTCTACCGATGTATTGAGCAGGTTGGACGGTATTGCCAGTTCAGCAATGTTTGATAACAGACCCGGTGTAGGCAGTAACAATTTGAGCATACGAGGTCTAAGCACTATTTTTTCCAATACGAAACCATTAATCATACTGAATAATTTTCCCTACGAGGGCAATATAAATGATATTAACCCGAACGATGTGGAAGATATTACCATTCTAAAGGATGCAACCGCAGCCTCTATATGGGGCGTAAGAGCCGGAAACGGTGTAATCGTTATAACGACCAAGAAAGCCAAACGGAACCAGCCGCCTGCCATATCGTTTAACAGCAATATGACTCTTATTCAAAAGCCGGATATGATGCAACTGCCTTATATGTCTTCTGCGGATTATATAGGTGTCGAAAAAATGCTTTTTGACAATAACTTTTACGATGCCAATGAGCAGTTAGGCTACGTGCCATTATCCCCCGCAGTGGAATTAATGTATAAAAATAAACACGGGTTACTAACCGATGCCGCATTGCAACAAGGGCTGAACGAATTAGCGCAATACGATATACGTCGGGAATTGAATAAATACGTTTACAGGAAAGGGCTAAACCAGCAATATTCCCTAAACGTGAGTGGGCAGAGCGAAAATGTAAGCTATTATCTTTCTGGTGGCTATGATGACAATACCAGCACCACCGATGGAGGTTATAAACGGTATAATCTACGTTCTGACAATACGTTTCGACTTTCCAAAAAATTGAGTTTGGATGCCGCCTTGTTTTTTACCCATACCTTCACAAACGCAGGAAGACCTACCAATTTTTCTTCGTTACCTTATGCCCGTATTGCGGACGAAAATGGAAACGCTTTACCAATAGACCGATATTATCGGTCAAACTATATTCAGGAAACAAAACAAAATGGATTATTAGATTGGACGTATCGTCCATTGGACGAAATAAACCTCATCAACAATAAGCAGAAAACAAACAGCCTGATATTGAATACAGGGCTGAATTATGACATTGGCAAAGGGCTGATTGTAGAAATCAAATACCAATATGAAAACGCACAGGGAGCAGGAAAAGATATACGGAGCATGGCATCCTATTATACCCGTGATAGGATAAATACCTATACACAGGTTGGTACGGATGGAGCGTTATTCCGCCCAATACCTTTGGGCGATATCTTAAATGAATCAACAAACAGCTTCACGTCGCAATCTCTCCGTTTACAACTGAATTACTCCAAAACTTGGGATAAACACCAGCTAACAGGTCTTGCTGGAGCAGAGGCTCGTCAGGCAAACACCACTCTAACACAGTCTACACAATATGGTTATAATCCCCATATTTTGACGACTATCGCAGTTAATTACGATACTGATTATACTTTGTACAGTCCCACAGGTGGAATTGCAAAAATTCCAAATCCATATTTTACATCCGAAACTAACGATAGGTTTATATCCTTTTTTACCAATTGGGCTTATACGTTTGATAACCGCTATAATCTTAACATTAGTGCAAGACAAGATGGCTCAAATCTGTTTGGAGTAAGGAGCAATCAACGGTTTACCCCACTTTGGTCGGTTGGTGGTAGCTGGCATCTGACGAATGAACGGTTTATCAATATTACATGGCTTGACCTGTTGAAGCTAAGGACGACTTTCGGTTATAGCGGTAACCTCAATCGCAATGTTTCGGCTCTGCCCACAATGCGTTATTACAATGGTGGAAATTTAATAAATACGCCTTATGGTGTATTAGTTAATCCACCGAACGAAAATCTTCGTTGGGAAAAGAACGGGCAGTTCAATGTAGGGTTTGACTTTGCTGTTTTAAAACAACGTTTAAGCGGTACATTTGAATACTATCACAAGAAAAATACCGACCTTATTGGTTATATGCCTATCGACCAAACCACAGGTGCAATAGGTTCCTTAAGTAGCCGAGGGTTCACTTATCTTGGAAATTCGGCTTCCATGACCGGAAACGGAATAGATATACAATTGCATAGTGTCAATATCCGTAAAGCATTTGAATGGCGGACAGACTTGCTGTACAGTACCGTAAAAACTAAAATAACGGAATATCTTGCCGAGACAAGAGACCTCAATAATTATCTTAATAGCGGATTGGTTATTTCGCCCATCATTGGAAAACCCGCCTATTCTATTTTTGCATTTCGATGGGCTGGTCTTGACCCCGAAACAGGCGACCCTATGGGCTACCTTCATGGCGAAGTAAGCAAAGATTATGCAGCCATCCGCAACGAAACCACACCAGAAGAACTGATTTATTATGGCTCCGCCACTCCTACACATTTCGGTGCTTTAAGAAATACGTTCTCATGGAAAGGGTTAAGTCTTTCATTCAATATCAGCTATAAATTAGGGTTCTATTTCAGGAGAAACAGCGTGTACTATAACGCAATATTCAATGGCACAGGTTCGCATTCGGATTTTAGTCTAAGATGGCAAAAGCCGGGTGATGAAGTCACCACACAGATTCCGTCAATGGTCTATCCGAATAATAACAATCGGGATGGCTATTTTTATCCACGTGCCGAAGTGCTGATTTCAAAGGGAGACAATATACGCTTACAGGACATCAACCTTAGTTACCAAATTAAATCATTGGAAAACAAATGGAAACTGAAAAGATTGGAGGTATTGATGTACGCTACCAATTTAGGGACGATATGGAAAGCGGATAAACATAACGTCGACCCGGAATTTGGAGATTTATCACCACTAAGAACTTTTTCATTTGGTTTAAGAGCAGGCTTTTAA
- a CDS encoding RagB/SusD family nutrient uptake outer membrane protein has product MTRYIIILLITIITFSGCEKYLDVKPDKSLVVPTTVADLRALLYNTSRMNSWYPSIQDGATDNQFVQTENLNRFTSLTAKNIYTWNDDVFNDDETNEWSMMYAAIYSCNLILEQLEKIEPVPVEKNQIEGEALFFRSFAFYNVAQLWAKPYEKNTAQTDLGIPLRLKSDIGEKSIRSSVEETYTKITNDLNRAVILLSVNSPYKTTPTKQAVYGLLARIYLSMEDYDKALSYADTCLSYSDALLDYNTLTMGSATSFPIPRYNEEIIFHANDFGRMVMSITYGRIDSNLYKSYESNDIRKTAFFRNRAGYYSFRGNYDGNSGMWFAGISTNEIYLIKAECEARAGNITTALQTVNELLKNRYNSTFIPFSSDNDETVLRFILDERRKELIWRGLRWSDLRRLNKDSRFSKTITRNIDGKIYTLEPNSPKYVLPIPNSVILNNGMQQNER; this is encoded by the coding sequence ATGACACGATATATAATAATATTACTGATTACAATAATCACATTTTCAGGATGTGAAAAATATTTGGACGTTAAACCGGATAAATCGCTTGTCGTACCGACCACGGTTGCAGACCTTAGAGCATTATTGTATAACACATCGAGAATGAATAGCTGGTATCCCTCAATTCAGGATGGTGCTACGGATAATCAATTTGTACAAACAGAAAATTTGAATAGATTCACTTCATTAACAGCAAAAAACATCTATACATGGAATGATGATGTATTTAACGATGATGAAACCAACGAATGGTCGATGATGTATGCAGCAATCTACTCATGCAATTTGATTTTGGAGCAGTTGGAGAAAATTGAACCTGTTCCGGTAGAAAAAAACCAAATTGAGGGAGAGGCTTTGTTTTTCCGCTCCTTTGCATTTTACAATGTTGCCCAGCTTTGGGCAAAACCTTATGAGAAAAATACGGCACAAACAGACTTAGGTATTCCACTAAGGTTAAAATCTGATATTGGTGAGAAATCTATAAGGTCATCGGTTGAAGAAACTTATACTAAAATTACCAATGACTTGAACAGGGCTGTTATACTTTTATCCGTCAATAGCCCATATAAAACAACACCAACGAAGCAGGCTGTCTATGGACTGTTAGCCCGCATATACTTATCAATGGAAGACTATGATAAAGCACTATCTTACGCAGACACTTGTTTAAGCTATTCAGATGCTTTACTTGATTACAATACATTAACAATGGGGTCGGCAACCTCATTCCCGATACCTCGCTATAATGAAGAAATAATTTTTCATGCTAACGATTTTGGGCGTATGGTGATGAGCATTACCTATGGAAGAATTGATAGCAACCTATATAAGTCTTATGAATCGAACGATATTAGAAAAACAGCTTTCTTTAGAAACAGAGCGGGCTATTATTCCTTTAGGGGAAATTACGATGGCAATTCAGGAATGTGGTTTGCCGGAATTTCTACCAACGAAATCTATCTGATAAAAGCTGAATGTGAAGCAAGAGCAGGAAATATTACCACGGCTTTACAGACCGTAAACGAACTATTAAAAAATCGCTATAACAGTACATTTATTCCATTCAGTTCGGACAATGATGAAACTGTATTAAGGTTTATCTTGGATGAGCGAAGAAAGGAATTAATATGGCGGGGATTACGGTGGTCGGATTTAAGACGATTGAACAAGGACAGCCGTTTTTCAAAAACGATAACAAGAAATATTGACGGAAAGATTTATACATTAGAGCCAAACAGTCCAAAGTATGTCTTGCCCATACCCAATAGTGTGATACTTAACAACGGTATGCAACAAAACGAGCGGTAA
- a CDS encoding MauE/DoxX family redox-associated membrane protein: METAATYQNQIKRKRITLNVVIILLLLLWIPVGIDKITDFTAFKGGILRQPFSDSIGYILIYSLPALELITVLALVMEKYRKAGLILSTVLMTAFTAYIAVALMGAWEKLPCGCGSVISGMNWTQHFFFNLFFLSLSILGLYLWHKLRGSNAGGEATEGASAKRHIKKYFLTSKF; the protein is encoded by the coding sequence ATGGAAACAGCAGCTACATATCAAAACCAAATCAAAAGAAAACGGATAACACTCAATGTCGTTATTATTCTTTTGCTGCTTCTTTGGATACCCGTAGGCATCGATAAAATAACAGACTTTACAGCGTTTAAAGGAGGCATTCTCCGCCAACCTTTTTCAGATAGCATAGGATATATCCTAATATACTCGCTCCCGGCATTGGAGTTAATAACAGTGCTGGCATTGGTAATGGAAAAGTATCGCAAAGCAGGTCTAATACTATCTACCGTATTAATGACCGCTTTTACAGCATATATCGCTGTGGCTCTTATGGGTGCATGGGAAAAATTACCATGCGGGTGTGGTTCGGTGATAAGTGGTATGAACTGGACACAGCATTTTTTCTTTAATCTCTTTTTCCTTTCCCTAAGCATTTTGGGGCTTTACTTATGGCATAAATTACGAGGTAGCAACGCCGGAGGCGAAGCTACCGAGGGCGCGTCTGCCAAAAGACATATAAAAAAGTATTTTTTAACATCAAAATTTTAA
- a CDS encoding AraC family transcriptional regulator, translating into MEIPYILKIESEFKRWIANPNDLPEWSKYPLPFAVQRQGFTLPYYELLSQQIKNSPFFIDLVQLNVSNPVYIPFDIQERQLYLYFMLKGTLLYMTESRKPIIKTQPNSFLMSYYDSGRYFAYAQKGMHICLVVSILPEWIESMYHNYPNIQNVLHRFKHDNRTYDTMYQCRMDRKIHRWLYKIYSYSQTNIGALDGNLRKYISYLLEHYDTMLEDQKADLAYKIKAYIQEHYCDNALTIKFLSEYFFVTERTLLNIFKRQYHISVQDFITELRISHALFLIEKQGKAIKDVYMEVGYTNERPFRTALEQYLKRR; encoded by the coding sequence ATGGAAATACCTTATATCCTAAAAATAGAAAGCGAATTTAAAAGGTGGATAGCCAATCCCAACGACCTCCCGGAGTGGAGCAAATACCCATTACCTTTCGCTGTCCAAAGGCAGGGCTTTACGCTGCCGTATTATGAACTATTGAGCCAGCAAATTAAAAACAGTCCTTTTTTTATAGATTTAGTGCAGCTTAATGTAAGCAACCCTGTTTATATTCCTTTCGACATTCAAGAGCGGCAACTGTACCTTTATTTTATGCTCAAAGGCACATTGTTGTATATGACTGAAAGCCGTAAGCCGATTATAAAAACGCAGCCTAACAGCTTCCTCATGTCCTATTACGATTCGGGCAGGTATTTCGCCTATGCCCAAAAAGGCATGCATATCTGTCTCGTGGTAAGTATTTTGCCTGAATGGATAGAAAGCATGTACCATAACTACCCTAATATCCAAAACGTCCTGCATCGTTTTAAACACGATAACCGCACCTACGACACCATGTACCAATGCAGGATGGACAGGAAGATACACCGATGGCTGTATAAAATATACAGTTATTCACAGACCAATATCGGGGCATTGGATGGCAATCTCCGCAAGTATATCAGCTACCTTCTGGAGCATTACGACACAATGTTAGAAGACCAAAAAGCCGACCTTGCTTATAAAATCAAAGCCTATATCCAGGAACATTATTGTGATAATGCGCTTACCATAAAATTCCTTTCAGAATACTTTTTCGTTACGGAACGTACTTTGCTCAATATCTTCAAACGCCAGTACCACATAAGCGTACAGGATTTTATTACCGAATTGCGCATTTCTCACGCCTTGTTCCTCATCGAAAAACAAGGGAAAGCTATAAAAGACGTATATATGGAAGTTGGCTACACCAATGAACGTCCATTTCGTACTGCTTTAGAGCAATACCTGAAACGCAGGTAA
- a CDS encoding ORF6N domain-containing protein → MNSNAIISRKEIENLIYTIRGKQVMLDSDLAKLYQVETKNLNKAVKRNIERFPQSFCFQLTEEEAENLRFQIGTSSLNYGGRRYLPYVFGEQGVAMLSAVLRSEIAVKVSIEIMNAFVEMRRLLIGNAALFSRMDKIELKQIEADGKFEEIFKALESGKLHSDKGIFYDGQIFDAYTFVADIIRSAQRSIILIDNYVDDTVLTLLGKRGQSVSATIYTKNISNQLQLDLQRYNSQYPAINVHAFAHAHDRFLIIDGTELYHIGASLKDLGRKWFAFSKMSAEASKMISLLNGILREG, encoded by the coding sequence ATGAACAGCAACGCAATCATAAGCCGAAAGGAAATAGAAAACCTTATCTACACAATACGGGGCAAACAGGTTATGTTGGACAGCGACCTTGCCAAGTTGTACCAGGTCGAAACAAAAAACCTTAACAAAGCCGTAAAAAGAAACATAGAGCGGTTTCCCCAATCATTCTGCTTTCAATTAACAGAAGAAGAAGCTGAAAACTTGAGGTTCCAAATTGGAACCTCAAGTTTAAATTACGGCGGCAGGCGTTACCTGCCCTATGTTTTTGGCGAGCAAGGGGTCGCCATGCTGTCCGCCGTTTTGCGCAGCGAGATAGCTGTAAAGGTCAGCATCGAGATTATGAATGCCTTTGTGGAAATGCGCAGATTGTTAATCGGAAATGCCGCATTGTTCTCCCGGATGGATAAAATCGAACTCAAACAGATTGAAGCGGACGGCAAATTTGAGGAAATCTTTAAGGCTTTGGAAAGCGGGAAGCTGCACAGTGATAAAGGTATTTTCTATGACGGGCAGATATTTGATGCCTATACCTTTGTCGCCGATATTATACGGAGCGCACAAAGGTCAATTATCCTTATAGACAACTATGTGGATGATACGGTGCTAACGCTACTCGGAAAGCGTGGGCAATCCGTATCTGCCACTATTTACACCAAAAATATCAGTAATCAATTACAACTCGATTTACAACGCTACAACAGTCAATATCCGGCTATCAATGTACACGCATTTGCCCATGCCCATGACCGTTTCCTCATTATTGACGGTACGGAACTATACCACATCGGCGCATCACTAAAGGATTTGGGTAGGAAATGGTTTGCCTTTTCCAAAATGAGCGCAGAGGCAAGTAAGATGATTAGTTTACTAAATGGCATATTGCGTGAGGGATAG
- a CDS encoding type IA DNA topoisomerase, which translates to MKTIIAEKPSVAREIASLLGVSEKKDGYLTGNGYFVTWAFGHLIGLGMPEDYGISGFDKASLPILPNPFILTVRKVKKDKGYTVDTGALKQLKVIKELFHKSNSIIVATDAGREGELIFRYIYEYLKCRKPFQRLWISSLTEKAIKQGFDSLKDGKEFDGLFQAAQGRSRADWLIGINATQALSIAAGNGIYSLGRVQTPTLALICKRYLENKNFAIKKYWQIQLLHRKEDIDFKSISKTKWNEQKLAEDTLRLVQRHGTATVISVENKNTTEQPPLLFDLTGLQKAANKKLNLSAEQTLNIAQNLYEKKFITYPRTGSKYIPEDMWSEIPNLVRALQDNDNFKQAISKLKWGRFNKRVVNDLRVTDHHGILITDKVPSALNADETKVYDMIAFRLLEAISQPCIKEITDIALEVSHYDFMLKGCKVLEAGWRSIKGTFSDEDTEPIQDLPELKKGGELKIKEASCLEKKTKPPVLFTEAGLLSAMENAGKEIANEDERKALQGIGIGTPATRAAIIETLFKRDYIKREKKSLVPTEKGLQVYDAVKDKRIADVAMTAEWEMALQKIENNEADAMDFHQSMEAYASAVTQELLSISIAGEKQHELTCQKCKAHKLLIRDKVVKCPDEACNWLLFRNICGVRLSLNEVENLVNKGTTSLIKGMKSKAGKKFDARIVLKDTYETSFEFDNSTYKKR; encoded by the coding sequence ATGAAAACAATTATCGCAGAAAAACCAAGCGTAGCAAGGGAAATAGCCAGCTTGTTGGGTGTTTCCGAAAAAAAGGACGGTTATCTAACGGGCAATGGCTATTTCGTTACGTGGGCATTCGGACACCTTATCGGTTTGGGAATGCCCGAAGATTATGGGATTTCGGGATTTGACAAGGCTTCCTTGCCGATACTCCCGAATCCGTTTATTTTGACTGTTCGTAAGGTCAAAAAAGACAAAGGTTATACAGTCGATACTGGAGCATTAAAGCAACTGAAAGTCATCAAGGAGCTATTCCATAAAAGCAACAGTATTATCGTAGCTACCGATGCAGGTCGTGAGGGTGAACTTATCTTTCGGTACATTTATGAATATCTGAAATGCCGTAAGCCCTTTCAGCGGCTTTGGATAAGCTCGCTTACTGAAAAAGCAATCAAGCAAGGGTTTGACAGCCTGAAAGACGGTAAAGAATTTGACGGCTTATTTCAGGCTGCACAAGGCAGAAGCCGTGCCGATTGGCTGATCGGCATCAATGCGACACAGGCATTGAGTATAGCCGCTGGCAACGGCATTTATTCGCTGGGCAGGGTGCAAACACCTACATTGGCTTTGATTTGTAAACGCTATCTGGAAAATAAAAATTTCGCTATTAAAAAGTATTGGCAAATTCAGCTATTGCACCGCAAAGAGGATATTGATTTTAAGAGTATCTCAAAAACCAAATGGAACGAACAAAAGCTTGCGGAAGATACATTACGACTGGTCCAAAGACACGGAACCGCAACGGTCATATCTGTGGAAAACAAAAACACCACGGAGCAACCCCCCTTGCTTTTTGATCTCACAGGCTTGCAAAAAGCAGCCAATAAAAAGCTGAACCTGTCGGCAGAGCAAACACTCAATATTGCCCAGAACCTTTATGAAAAGAAATTTATTACCTATCCACGTACCGGAAGCAAATATATACCCGAAGATATGTGGAGTGAGATACCTAATCTTGTAAGAGCGTTACAGGACAATGATAACTTTAAGCAAGCTATTTCTAAATTAAAATGGGGTCGCTTCAATAAACGTGTCGTGAATGACCTGCGTGTAACAGACCACCACGGAATACTCATCACGGACAAAGTGCCGTCTGCACTCAATGCCGACGAAACAAAGGTTTATGATATGATTGCCTTTCGACTGCTCGAAGCTATCTCTCAGCCTTGCATTAAAGAAATAACGGATATAGCATTGGAAGTATCACACTACGATTTTATGCTAAAAGGCTGTAAAGTTTTGGAAGCGGGCTGGCGTTCGATCAAAGGAACATTTTCGGACGAAGATACCGAACCGATACAGGATTTGCCCGAACTGAAAAAAGGCGGTGAATTGAAAATCAAAGAAGCCTCCTGTTTGGAAAAGAAAACAAAACCACCTGTGCTGTTTACCGAAGCCGGACTATTGTCGGCAATGGAAAATGCCGGAAAGGAAATAGCGAATGAAGATGAGCGTAAAGCCTTGCAAGGCATTGGCATTGGAACACCCGCTACAAGAGCGGCAATAATCGAAACGCTTTTTAAGCGGGATTATATCAAGCGTGAAAAGAAATCCCTTGTTCCTACCGAAAAAGGATTGCAGGTTTATGATGCTGTAAAGGACAAAAGAATTGCCGATGTAGCTATGACCGCCGAATGGGAAATGGCTTTGCAGAAGATTGAAAACAACGAGGCAGATGCTATGGATTTTCACCAATCCATGGAAGCCTACGCCTCGGCCGTTACGCAGGAACTGTTGAGCATCAGCATTGCGGGCGAAAAGCAGCACGAACTGACCTGCCAAAAGTGCAAAGCCCATAAACTGCTCATCAGGGATAAGGTGGTCAAATGTCCCGATGAAGCGTGCAACTGGCTTTTGTTCCGCAATATCTGCGGGGTACGGTTGAGCCTTAACGAAGTGGAGAACCTCGTAAACAAAGGAACGACCAGCCTTATCAAAGGGATGAAAAGCAAAGCAGGCAAAAAGTTTGATGCCCGTATCGTACTGAAAGATACCTATGAAACATCGTTTGAATTTGACAACAGCACATATAAAAAGAGATGA
- a CDS encoding DUF3945 domain-containing protein yields the protein MSEEKETENQQVASEQLSDILLVLDKEKMKIQAVKSIDKSGKMETVDPTKKNQSEFMRVDKHGDFVTNFLSNFWRQLKDPTKFALFKVSADEAVEKAKEFQNQINNPTAEGKKKMEKHEVKNEPEQEQKQENKNDMTKTETTPETSEYRFQPEQIDWETMNNLGLSKEYLEKKNLLDPLLRGYKTNELVPISVNLGGAVVRTDARLSLQSTPEGDVVAAVHGIRREPNLNFEFFGHKFSDEDKQNLRQTGNMGRVVDLINSKTGELMPSIISVDRLTNELIALKTDFIKIPDEVKGIKLNDEQKQTLVEGKPLFIEGMISTKGTPFDANVQFNADKRYVEFLFDRSNNNRQTQNSQQDNQQSRSQEAPKTFRGKELEDDQYNKFKDGQTVYIPNLVDKKGQTYNGYITFNKETGKTNFEFPNQYKERIKPTEAHKTQIAVNSEGKTNEATKNIKEPLQKGQQRPKNEKQQEQQNKPKAPAKSKGRKVS from the coding sequence ATGAGTGAAGAAAAAGAAACAGAAAACCAACAGGTTGCTTCCGAACAGTTATCGGATATACTTTTAGTGCTGGATAAAGAAAAAATGAAAATCCAAGCTGTAAAAAGTATTGACAAAAGCGGAAAAATGGAAACGGTTGACCCTACGAAGAAGAACCAAAGCGAGTTCATGCGGGTGGATAAACACGGTGATTTCGTGACCAATTTCCTTTCCAATTTTTGGAGGCAGTTAAAAGACCCTACCAAATTTGCTCTTTTCAAAGTTTCGGCTGACGAAGCCGTAGAGAAAGCAAAAGAATTTCAGAATCAGATAAACAATCCAACTGCCGAAGGCAAAAAGAAAATGGAAAAGCATGAAGTGAAAAATGAACCCGAACAAGAGCAAAAACAAGAAAATAAAAATGATATGACAAAAACAGAGACAACCCCGGAAACAAGCGAGTACCGCTTCCAGCCGGAACAGATTGATTGGGAAACAATGAACAATCTCGGATTAAGCAAGGAATACCTTGAGAAAAAGAACCTCCTTGACCCACTATTGAGGGGTTACAAGACCAATGAGCTTGTACCTATAAGCGTTAATCTTGGCGGTGCGGTCGTCCGTACAGATGCCCGCTTGTCTTTACAGTCCACCCCGGAGGGGGACGTTGTGGCAGCGGTACACGGTATCAGGCGTGAACCCAACTTAAACTTTGAGTTTTTCGGACACAAGTTCTCAGACGAGGACAAACAGAACTTACGTCAAACAGGCAATATGGGGCGTGTGGTCGATCTGATAAACTCCAAAACAGGCGAATTGATGCCGTCCATCATTAGTGTGGACCGGCTTACCAATGAGCTGATTGCTTTGAAAACAGATTTCATCAAAATCCCCGATGAGGTTAAAGGTATAAAACTAAATGACGAACAAAAACAAACCTTAGTGGAGGGCAAACCCCTGTTCATTGAGGGAATGATTTCTACAAAAGGTACTCCCTTTGATGCAAACGTACAGTTCAATGCGGATAAACGGTATGTGGAATTTCTGTTTGACCGAAGCAACAATAACAGGCAAACCCAAAACAGCCAACAGGACAATCAGCAAAGCAGGTCGCAGGAAGCCCCGAAAACCTTTAGGGGAAAGGAACTGGAGGATGACCAATACAACAAGTTCAAAGACGGTCAAACAGTTTACATTCCGAATTTGGTCGATAAGAAAGGGCAAACTTATAACGGCTATATCACATTCAACAAGGAAACAGGAAAAACCAACTTTGAGTTTCCCAACCAATACAAGGAACGGATAAAACCTACAGAAGCCCATAAAACGCAGATTGCCGTCAATTCCGAGGGCAAGACCAACGAAGCGACCAAGAATATCAAAGAGCCTCTACAGAAAGGGCAGCAAAGACCGAAAAACGAAAAGCAACAGGAGCAACAGAACAAACCCAAAGCACCTGCAAAATCAAAGGGTAGGAAAGTGAGTTAG
- a CDS encoding helix-turn-helix domain-containing protein codes for MNIDRMEFIAWMERIMDRFDMLGDNIDDLKKKRNSIDGEELLDNQDLLQMLKISNRSLQRYRSIGKLPYYTISGKLYYKLSDVHQFIRESFNK; via the coding sequence ATGAATATTGACAGAATGGAATTTATAGCGTGGATGGAACGCATCATGGACAGGTTTGATATGTTGGGCGACAATATTGACGATTTAAAAAAGAAACGCAATAGCATAGACGGAGAAGAACTGCTCGATAACCAGGACCTGCTGCAAATGTTGAAAATCAGTAACCGTTCCCTGCAACGCTACCGCTCCATAGGTAAACTACCTTACTATACCATTAGCGGAAAACTGTATTACAAGCTATCCGATGTGCACCAGTTTATCAGGGAGAGTTTTAACAAGTAA